A single window of Carassius auratus strain Wakin chromosome 9, ASM336829v1, whole genome shotgun sequence DNA harbors:
- the LOC113109027 gene encoding A-kinase anchor protein 11-like isoform X2, with translation MEACSRIRGVPLKSRATMKKETIREGSNPGLKSLLKHKKELCNVVVELHNKEPQSLSEVHYICLPSHTEGEDFTLQALTSLSTEMMELLRSLHVYALKDEEILLLKDPKRPFERKDSVSQVCSRALCILRHSPTPQISVCSILGLLARYAAGIRYALELQVLQRGASEACQAEDDDTNQSVSSIEEDFVTAFEHLEEENTGGHSQRSQRDVASQTVPSHLRELSGSRIIISSIPRKSVRKEKAAAKVSETVLKSTTWPASSGSSYALSSLPKGHTASTYLTESDESDCSSPSPIIFLDEVGYQKSLKAKLDIPKIPILKDGVEDSDSEVSEFFDSFDQFDELDQSFDSNIKVLKEQPLPGRTKKLVDNSGCKFISRGCSTTAMNPHKFDHRTLPANVKKPTPLKPGSLYGIHSDSPDSQWPVRTPCEESGPLFSPVCSSAFSPLGEGGSLEYFWKTDGDGSELHKPQDLCSLYKTYSDFANNLSKEILGSVCGYSSPVDFNINKNLSCVCHKEFKNTNGHLMKLSDIQETVTITKSQSQSLKDGIQKFATDLVEMSLGSALRDLQKGVSSCTTTLCHLAARLTSSVFQMAFHEIGMRHAYVLKERAINGLASFLVGEAISGALKEFLFVKKQIFNNTVTRFAADLAEELVFEGIMEVCQFSHPSTPLTPSDWSFEQEEEVVSSYASDLSESVLQEAFIELSQADVTFTTQAAISVSVDNICYVSAEDSSLITKTCSAHSSYIGSQAVAEAANQEQDGCTVKKALYCVSGMASCVPVPMAGKVISHVHHPCETSQYKSSIGHVCQTSPKRTICCQVEVGSSTSDSSEATQTESSPGPARIQDASGEEALGNPSVEKDSTKPSIGKTFQNFSGSMVDTIVGEAFDLMHSSTKVKKKVEDCADFLSKTISARISTPSHGIVKSNDASTPSQVPFHLVSKGSCDPSSGSICPVSKLTPEVRSVVKMDTLEVPTFEVASCGGRKVSAGDFSSSNSGKKSTEIPSTPPSSPQQPSDEYNEKQVRQFSKKLKGTLAKEFFPATPPPTPYYPPAADTKEEGLVSDKADFIVKLIRSLSEEAGSNEDEEEDQEDGPHSGNCQAELSPNIRNRMIERRALHYAERLACHIVSMATEMDTLSFGDVKKLVDDESKGSVALHSAQFSEQTLNSLWTYAGEVAGEVISDVKKMMSSNHCHHKMLKRGSVNSADKHQSGESLLGSLTCQWPGDVQVSGSSSGMSSEYPSCESVTDEYAGYLIKVLKKEGGNRELILDQYATRLAYRSIKSGLAHAARKIKQRSPLRLHSSRRLHSDRSPDVSQFTTSKSSHASLIDGKDGSSCESLPCACQDGQDMSSNEYVELVNFAESLAYNITCDVTRKLRMSSVRLPKSLTDSCLYRKSTVEDMPENLIKNTFSCSLLPYTESNRLYHSTSSLNDGKSDNGVIQVIEHYARKIVNDTLEMTLGPTCVQAAGDRRALDRNSFTEKLAEAYEACRYCQGRDCMFCSRDGRHGFQGVKIRRQQESDAVTGLEIPRIHIDLEKRAAFAEEMVSSAIEKAKKELSCTSLNADSGIGHDGASFAESLTTEIMTSALSNVCQTVNLGTSRREGVNVTESTVSQQLSLSVGDDSLGSWSNLSFEEDHPDESSSFHHLSDSNGNSSSWSSLGLEGEVYEEHLSFSPSDSDGTEEKEAEAKEDSGGAVRVEREHGPTERALLVVSTDIQGRAEDPQLTAVLQWIAASIADLSLMQLSQFSAQELQQLPAVAQRLREREFRVGDLLQALLRYFEERRSEEEVGDTRNSHKSLFQWLLEQA, from the exons ATGGAAGCCTGTTCACGGATCAGAGGGGTCCCGTTAAAGAGCCGTGCCACCATGAAGAAAGAG ACCATCCGTGAAGGCTCAAACCCGGGCCTGAAGAGCCTGTTGAAACACAAGAAGGAGCTCTGCAACGTTGTAGTTGAGCTGCATAATAAAGAACCACAGTCTCTATCAGAA GTACATTATATATGCTTACCTAGTCATACTGAGGGGGAAGATTTTACTCTACAG GCTCTGACTTCCCTCTCCACTGAAATGATGGAGTTGCTTAGATCACTACATGTATACGCCCTTAAAGATGAAGAGATTCTCCTCCTCAAAGACCCCAAAAGGCCCTTTGAGAGAAAAGACAGTGTTTCTCAG gTCTGTTCAAGAGCTTTGTGCATATTGAGACATAGCCCCACTCCTCAGATTAGTGTTTGCAGCATACTGGGGTTGTTGGCTCGGTATGCAGCTGGGATAAGGTATGCACTGGAGTTGCAGGTTCTGCAGAGGGGCGCTTCAGAAGCTTGCCAAGCTGAGGATGATGACACCAATCAGTCTGTCTCTTCTATCGAAGAGGACTTTGTTACTGCTTTTGAGCATCTTGAAGAGGAGAATACAG GTGGCCATAGTCAGAGGAGCCAAAGGGATGTGGCATCCCAGACTGTCCCCTCTCATTTAAGAGAATTATCTGGATCTCGCATTATTATAAGTTCCATACCGAGGAAGTCAGTGCGCAAGGAAAAGGCTGCTGCAAAAGTGTCAGAAACtgtcctgaagtcaacaacatgGCCTGCAAGTTCAGGGAGCTCGTATGCACTTAGCAGTCTTCCAAAGGGACACACTGCTTCCACATACCTCACAGAGTCAGATGAGTCAGACTGCTCAAGTCCCAGCCCTATTATATTCCTGGATGAAGTTGGATATCAGAAGAGTCTTAAAGCAAAACTTGACATTCCCAAGATCCCCATTTTAAAGGATGGAGTAGAAGATTCTGACTCAGAAGTCAGTGAATTTTTTGACAGCTTTGATCAGTTTGATGAACTAGACCAGTCTTTTGATTCCAATATCAAGGTCCTTAAAGAACAGCCTCTCCCTGGCCGAACAAAGAAGCTTGTTGACAACTCTGGTTGTAAATTTATATCAAGGGGGTGTTCGACCACAGCAATGAACCCTCATAAGTTTGATCATAGGACTCTTCCAGCCAATGTCAAGAAACCAACTCCACTTAAACCAGGATCACTGTACGGTATTCATTCTGATTCGCCAGATTCCCAATGGCCTGTGAGGACTCCCTGCGAGGAAAGCGGGCCGCTTTTCAGTCCAGTTTGTTCATCTGCATTTAGCCCACTGGGAGAAGGAGGCTCCTTAGAGTATTTTTGGAAGACAGATGGAGATGGCTCAGAATTGCATAAACCACAGGACCTTTGCTCGCTGTACAAAACGTACTCTGATTTTGCCAACAACCTGTCAAAAGAAATACTTGGATCGGTCTGTGGGTACTCCTCCCCTGttgattttaacattaataagaaCTTGAGCTGTGTGTGTCATAAGGAGTTCAAAAACACTAATGGGCATCTAATGAAGCTTTCAGACATCCAGGAGACAGTCACCATTACCAAATCTCAATCACAGTCTCTTAAGGATGGGATTCAGAAGTTTGCTACAGACTTGGTTGAAATGAGCCTTGGAAGTGCCTTAAGAGACTTGCAGAAAGGTGTGTCCTCCTGTACCACTACACTTTGCCATTTGGCTGCAAGACTGACTTCTTCAGTATTTCAAATGGCCTTTCATGAGATAGGTATGCGCCATGCATATGTGTTAAAAGAGCGTGCCATAAACGGTCTAGCCAGTTTCCTAGTAGGAGAAGCCATTTCTGGAGCCCTCAAAGAGTTCCTTTTTGTGAAAAAGCAGATTTTCAACAACACCGTCACACGATTTGCTGCAGATCTGGCTGAGGAGTTAGTGTTTGAAGGTATAATGGAGGTTTGCCAGTTTTCACATCCCTCAACTCCACTCACACCAAGTGACTGGTCGTTTGAGCAAGAGGAAGAAGTGGTTTCATCCTATGCCTCTGACCTGTCGGAGTCTGTTCTCCAAGAGGCTTTTATAGAGCTATCACAAGCTGATGTGACTTTCACTACACAGGCAGCTATCAGTGTGTCAGTAGACAACATTTGCTATGTGAGTGCTGAAGATAGCTCTCTGATCACAAAAACCTGCAGTGCGCATTCAAGCTATATTGGATCTCAGGCTGTCGCAGAGGCTGCAAATCAAGAGCAGGATGGTTGCACAGTGAAGAAAGCCTTGTATTGTGTGTCTGGTATGGCCAGTTGTGTTCCAGTTCCAATGGCTGGCAAGGTCATATCCCATGTGCATCACCCATGTGAAACTTCTCAGTATAAATCCAGTATTGGTCACGTATGTCAGACCAGTCCTAAAAGAACCATTTGTTGCCAAGTGGAAGTGGGTTCCTCAACCTCAGATTCCTCTGAAGCAACTCAGACTGAGTCATCACCAGGTCCTGCAAGAATCCAGGATGCCAGTGGTGAGGAAGCTCTTGGCAATCCATCCGTTGAAAAGGATTCCACCAAACCTTCGATTGGAAAGACTTTTCAAAACTTCTCTGGGAGTATGGTGGACACTATAGTAGGGGAGGCATTTGATCTGATGCATTCTTCGACAAAAGTGAAGAAGAAAGTGGAGGATTGTGCAGACTTTTTAAGCAAAACTATATCAGCTCGCATATCCACTCCAAGCCATGGGATTGTTAAATCAAACGATGCATCGACTCCCTCTCAGGTTCCCTTTCACTTGGTGTCAAAGGGCTCTTGTGACCCATCCTCCGGAAGTATATGTCCAGTCTCCAAGCTCACCCCAGAGGTCCGTTCTGTCGTGAAAATGGACACATTGGAAGTGCCCACTTTTGAAGTTGCCTCATGTGGAGGTAGAAAAGTCAGTGCAGGTGATTTTTCAAGCAGTAACTCTGGAAAAAAATCGACTGAAATCCCTAGCACTCCACCctcaagtcctcagcagccatcGGACGAGTACAATGAGAAACAGGTCAGACAGTTCTCCAAGAAGCTCAAAGGTACGCTCGCAAAAGAATTTTTTCCTGCGACTCCTCCACCCACCCCTTATTACCCCCCTGCCGCCGACACCAAAGAAGAAGGTTTGGTTTCAGACAAGGCCGATTTCATAGTGAAACTCATTAGGTCTCTCTCTGAAGAAGCTGGCAGCaatgaagatgaggaggaagacCAGGAAGATGGTCCTCACTCTGGAAACTGCCAGGCAGAGCTGAGCCCTAACATCAGGAACAGAATGATCGAGAGGAGAGCACTCCATTATGCAGAGCGTTTGGCATGCCACATTGTTTCAATGGCCACTGAGATGGACACGCTAAGCTTTGGAGATGTGAAGAAGCTGGTGGATGATGAAAGCAAAGGCAGTGTCGCCTTGCATAGTGCACAGTTCTCTGAGCAGACTTTAAATTCCTTGTGGACATATGCTGGAGAAGTGGCTGGAGAAGTCATCAGTGATGTCAAGAAGATGATGAGTTCAAACCACTGTCATcataaaatgctaaaaagagGATCTGTAAACTCTGCAGACAAACATCAGAGTGGAGAGAGCCTTTTGGGAAGTTTGACTTGTCAGTGGCCTGGTGATGTCCAAGTGAGTGGCAGTTCAAGTGGGATGTCATCAGAGTATCCAAGTTGCGAGAGTGTCACTGACGAATATGCGGGATACCTTATTAAGGTGCTCAAGAAAGAGGGAGGCAACCGAGAGCTTATATTAGATCAGTACGCCACTCGCTTGGCATATCGATCTATTAAATCTGGCCTGGCTCATGCGGCACGAAAAATAAAGCAAAGATCTCCTTTGAGACTTCATTCCTCTAGGCGTTTGCACAGTGATCGTAGTCCTGATGTTTCCCAGTTTACCACATCCAAGTCATCCCATGCTTCACTCATTGATGGAAAAGATGGATCGTCTTGTGAATCCCTGCCATGTGCTTGTCAAGACGGTCAAGACATGAGCAGTAATGAATATGTAGAACTTGTGAACTTTGCAGAGTCGCTGGCCTACAACATCACATGTGATGTTACTAGAAAGCTGAGAATGAGCTCTGTTAGACTGCCAAAATCACTCACTGATTCTTGCCTCTATAGAAAATCTACTGTTGAGGATATGCcagaaaatctaattaaaaatacattttcatgctCTCTTCTACCTTATACAGAATCTAACAGGCTCTACCATAGTACCAGCAGTTTGAATGACGGCAAAAGCGACAATGGTGTAATACAAGTCATTGAACATTATGCCAGGAAAATTGTCAATGACACATTGGAAATGACGCTGGGACCGACATGTGTTCAGGCAGCGGGAGACAGGAGGGCACTTGATCGCAATTCCTTCACAGAAAAGCTGGCTGAGGCATATGAAGCTTGTCGATACTGCCAAGGTCGAGACTGCATGTTTTGCAGTAGAGATGGCCGTCATGGTTTCCAGGGAGTGAAAATAAGAAGGCAACAAGAATCAGATGCAGTGACTGGGCTGGAAATTCCTAGAATACACATTGATTTGGAAAAGAGAGCTGCTTTTGCTGAAGAAATGGTGTCCAGTGCCATTGAGAAAGCCAAAAAGGAACTGAGCTGCACCAGTCTGAATGCAGACAGTGGGATCGGTCATGATGGCGCAAGCTTTGCAGAAAGTCTCACCACAGAGATTATGACATCTGCATTGTCCAACGTCTGCCAAACCGTCAATCTTGG TACCTCCAGAAGAGAAGGCGTCAATGTGACGGAGTCAACGGTGAGTCAGCAGCTCAGTTTGAGCGTTGGTGATGACAGTCTTGGTAGTTGGTCCAATCTGAGTTTTGAAGAAGACCACCCAGATGAGAGCAGCAGCTTTCACCATCTTAGTGACAG TAATGGAAACAGCAGTAGCTGGAGCAGTCTGGGTTTAGAAGGCGAGGTTTATGAAGAGCATTTGTCCTTCTCTCCATCAGACAG TGACGGCACTGAAGAAAAGGAAGCTGAGGCCAAAGAGGATTCAGGCG GAGCAGTGCGAGTGGAGAGGGAACATGGGCCGACAGAAAGAGCTCTTCTTGTGGTCAGTACAGACATCCAGGGTCGAGCTGAGGACCCCCAGTTGACGGCTGTGCTCCAGTGGATTGCTGCCTCTATCGCTGATCTGTCTTTAATGCAGCTGAGCCAGTTCTCAGCCCAGGAGCTACAGCAG CTGCCGGCCGTGGCGCAGAGGCTGAGGGAGAGAGAGTTCAGGGTCGGTGACCTCCTGCAGGCTCTTCTGAGATACTTTGAAGAACGTCGCTCTGAGGAAGAGGTCGGGGACACAAGGAACAGCCACAAGAGCCTCTTCCAGTGGCTTCTGGAGCAAGCGTAA
- the LOC113109027 gene encoding A-kinase anchor protein 11-like isoform X1, which produces MEACSRIRGVPLKSRATMKKETIREGSNPGLKSLLKHKKELCNVVVELHNKEPQSLSEVHYICLPSHTEGEDFTLQALTSLSTEMMELLRSLHVYALKDEEILLLKDPKRPFERKDSVSQVCSRALCILRHSPTPQISVCSILGLLARYAAGIRYALELQVLQRGASEACQAEDDDTNQSVSSIEEDFVTAFEHLEEENTGGHSQRSQRDVASQTVPSHLRELSGSRIIISSIPRKSVRKEKAAAKVSETVLKSTTWPASSGSSYALSSLPKGHTASTYLTESDESDCSSPSPIIFLDEVGYQKSLKAKLDIPKIPILKDGVEDSDSEVSEFFDSFDQFDELDQSFDSNIKVLKEQPLPGRTKKLVDNSGCKFISRGCSTTAMNPHKFDHRTLPANVKKPTPLKPGSLYGIHSDSPDSQWPVRTPCEESGPLFSPVCSSAFSPLGEGGSLEYFWKTDGDGSELHKPQDLCSLYKTYSDFANNLSKEILGSVCGYSSPVDFNINKNLSCVCHKEFKNTNGHLMKLSDIQETVTITKSQSQSLKDGIQKFATDLVEMSLGSALRDLQKGVSSCTTTLCHLAARLTSSVFQMAFHEIGMRHAYVLKERAINGLASFLVGEAISGALKEFLFVKKQIFNNTVTRFAADLAEELVFEGIMEVCQFSHPSTPLTPSDWSFEQEEEVVSSYASDLSESVLQEAFIELSQADVTFTTQAAISVSVDNICYVSAEDSSLITKTCSAHSSYIGSQAVAEAANQEQDGCTVKKALYCVSGMASCVPVPMAGKVISHVHHPCETSQYKSSIGHVCQTSPKRTICCQVEVGSSTSDSSEATQTESSPGPARIQDASGEEALGNPSVEKDSTKPSIGKTFQNFSGSMVDTIVGEAFDLMHSSTKVKKKVEDCADFLSKTISARISTPSHGIVKSNDASTPSQVPFHLVSKGSCDPSSGSICPVSKLTPEVRSVVKMDTLEVPTFEVASCGGRKVSAGDFSSSNSGKKSTEIPSTPPSSPQQPSDEYNEKQVRQFSKKLKGTLAKEFFPATPPPTPYYPPAADTKEEGLVSDKADFIVKLIRSLSEEAGSNEDEEEDQEDGPHSGNCQAELSPNIRNRMIERRALHYAERLACHIVSMATEMDTLSFGDVKKLVDDESKGSVALHSAQFSEQTLNSLWTYAGEVAGEVISDVKKMMSSNHCHHKMLKRGSVNSADKHQSGESLLGSLTCQWPGDVQVSGSSSGMSSEYPSCESVTDEYAGYLIKVLKKEGGNRELILDQYATRLAYRSIKSGLAHAARKIKQRSPLRLHSSRRLHSDRSPDVSQFTTSKSSHASLIDGKDGSSCESLPCACQDGQDMSSNEYVELVNFAESLAYNITCDVTRKLRMSSVRLPKSLTDSCLYRKSTVEDMPENLIKNTFSCSLLPYTESNRLYHSTSSLNDGKSDNGVIQVIEHYARKIVNDTLEMTLGPTCVQAAGDRRALDRNSFTEKLAEAYEACRYCQGRDCMFCSRDGRHGFQGVKIRRQQESDAVTGLEIPRIHIDLEKRAAFAEEMVSSAIEKAKKELSCTSLNADSGIGHDGASFAESLTTEIMTSALSNVCQTVNLGTSRREGVNVTESTVSQQLSLSVGDDSLGSWSNLSFEEDHPDESSSFHHLSDSSNGNSSSWSSLGLEGEVYEEHLSFSPSDSDGTEEKEAEAKEDSGGAVRVEREHGPTERALLVVSTDIQGRAEDPQLTAVLQWIAASIADLSLMQLSQFSAQELQQLPAVAQRLREREFRVGDLLQALLRYFEERRSEEEVGDTRNSHKSLFQWLLEQA; this is translated from the exons ATGGAAGCCTGTTCACGGATCAGAGGGGTCCCGTTAAAGAGCCGTGCCACCATGAAGAAAGAG ACCATCCGTGAAGGCTCAAACCCGGGCCTGAAGAGCCTGTTGAAACACAAGAAGGAGCTCTGCAACGTTGTAGTTGAGCTGCATAATAAAGAACCACAGTCTCTATCAGAA GTACATTATATATGCTTACCTAGTCATACTGAGGGGGAAGATTTTACTCTACAG GCTCTGACTTCCCTCTCCACTGAAATGATGGAGTTGCTTAGATCACTACATGTATACGCCCTTAAAGATGAAGAGATTCTCCTCCTCAAAGACCCCAAAAGGCCCTTTGAGAGAAAAGACAGTGTTTCTCAG gTCTGTTCAAGAGCTTTGTGCATATTGAGACATAGCCCCACTCCTCAGATTAGTGTTTGCAGCATACTGGGGTTGTTGGCTCGGTATGCAGCTGGGATAAGGTATGCACTGGAGTTGCAGGTTCTGCAGAGGGGCGCTTCAGAAGCTTGCCAAGCTGAGGATGATGACACCAATCAGTCTGTCTCTTCTATCGAAGAGGACTTTGTTACTGCTTTTGAGCATCTTGAAGAGGAGAATACAG GTGGCCATAGTCAGAGGAGCCAAAGGGATGTGGCATCCCAGACTGTCCCCTCTCATTTAAGAGAATTATCTGGATCTCGCATTATTATAAGTTCCATACCGAGGAAGTCAGTGCGCAAGGAAAAGGCTGCTGCAAAAGTGTCAGAAACtgtcctgaagtcaacaacatgGCCTGCAAGTTCAGGGAGCTCGTATGCACTTAGCAGTCTTCCAAAGGGACACACTGCTTCCACATACCTCACAGAGTCAGATGAGTCAGACTGCTCAAGTCCCAGCCCTATTATATTCCTGGATGAAGTTGGATATCAGAAGAGTCTTAAAGCAAAACTTGACATTCCCAAGATCCCCATTTTAAAGGATGGAGTAGAAGATTCTGACTCAGAAGTCAGTGAATTTTTTGACAGCTTTGATCAGTTTGATGAACTAGACCAGTCTTTTGATTCCAATATCAAGGTCCTTAAAGAACAGCCTCTCCCTGGCCGAACAAAGAAGCTTGTTGACAACTCTGGTTGTAAATTTATATCAAGGGGGTGTTCGACCACAGCAATGAACCCTCATAAGTTTGATCATAGGACTCTTCCAGCCAATGTCAAGAAACCAACTCCACTTAAACCAGGATCACTGTACGGTATTCATTCTGATTCGCCAGATTCCCAATGGCCTGTGAGGACTCCCTGCGAGGAAAGCGGGCCGCTTTTCAGTCCAGTTTGTTCATCTGCATTTAGCCCACTGGGAGAAGGAGGCTCCTTAGAGTATTTTTGGAAGACAGATGGAGATGGCTCAGAATTGCATAAACCACAGGACCTTTGCTCGCTGTACAAAACGTACTCTGATTTTGCCAACAACCTGTCAAAAGAAATACTTGGATCGGTCTGTGGGTACTCCTCCCCTGttgattttaacattaataagaaCTTGAGCTGTGTGTGTCATAAGGAGTTCAAAAACACTAATGGGCATCTAATGAAGCTTTCAGACATCCAGGAGACAGTCACCATTACCAAATCTCAATCACAGTCTCTTAAGGATGGGATTCAGAAGTTTGCTACAGACTTGGTTGAAATGAGCCTTGGAAGTGCCTTAAGAGACTTGCAGAAAGGTGTGTCCTCCTGTACCACTACACTTTGCCATTTGGCTGCAAGACTGACTTCTTCAGTATTTCAAATGGCCTTTCATGAGATAGGTATGCGCCATGCATATGTGTTAAAAGAGCGTGCCATAAACGGTCTAGCCAGTTTCCTAGTAGGAGAAGCCATTTCTGGAGCCCTCAAAGAGTTCCTTTTTGTGAAAAAGCAGATTTTCAACAACACCGTCACACGATTTGCTGCAGATCTGGCTGAGGAGTTAGTGTTTGAAGGTATAATGGAGGTTTGCCAGTTTTCACATCCCTCAACTCCACTCACACCAAGTGACTGGTCGTTTGAGCAAGAGGAAGAAGTGGTTTCATCCTATGCCTCTGACCTGTCGGAGTCTGTTCTCCAAGAGGCTTTTATAGAGCTATCACAAGCTGATGTGACTTTCACTACACAGGCAGCTATCAGTGTGTCAGTAGACAACATTTGCTATGTGAGTGCTGAAGATAGCTCTCTGATCACAAAAACCTGCAGTGCGCATTCAAGCTATATTGGATCTCAGGCTGTCGCAGAGGCTGCAAATCAAGAGCAGGATGGTTGCACAGTGAAGAAAGCCTTGTATTGTGTGTCTGGTATGGCCAGTTGTGTTCCAGTTCCAATGGCTGGCAAGGTCATATCCCATGTGCATCACCCATGTGAAACTTCTCAGTATAAATCCAGTATTGGTCACGTATGTCAGACCAGTCCTAAAAGAACCATTTGTTGCCAAGTGGAAGTGGGTTCCTCAACCTCAGATTCCTCTGAAGCAACTCAGACTGAGTCATCACCAGGTCCTGCAAGAATCCAGGATGCCAGTGGTGAGGAAGCTCTTGGCAATCCATCCGTTGAAAAGGATTCCACCAAACCTTCGATTGGAAAGACTTTTCAAAACTTCTCTGGGAGTATGGTGGACACTATAGTAGGGGAGGCATTTGATCTGATGCATTCTTCGACAAAAGTGAAGAAGAAAGTGGAGGATTGTGCAGACTTTTTAAGCAAAACTATATCAGCTCGCATATCCACTCCAAGCCATGGGATTGTTAAATCAAACGATGCATCGACTCCCTCTCAGGTTCCCTTTCACTTGGTGTCAAAGGGCTCTTGTGACCCATCCTCCGGAAGTATATGTCCAGTCTCCAAGCTCACCCCAGAGGTCCGTTCTGTCGTGAAAATGGACACATTGGAAGTGCCCACTTTTGAAGTTGCCTCATGTGGAGGTAGAAAAGTCAGTGCAGGTGATTTTTCAAGCAGTAACTCTGGAAAAAAATCGACTGAAATCCCTAGCACTCCACCctcaagtcctcagcagccatcGGACGAGTACAATGAGAAACAGGTCAGACAGTTCTCCAAGAAGCTCAAAGGTACGCTCGCAAAAGAATTTTTTCCTGCGACTCCTCCACCCACCCCTTATTACCCCCCTGCCGCCGACACCAAAGAAGAAGGTTTGGTTTCAGACAAGGCCGATTTCATAGTGAAACTCATTAGGTCTCTCTCTGAAGAAGCTGGCAGCaatgaagatgaggaggaagacCAGGAAGATGGTCCTCACTCTGGAAACTGCCAGGCAGAGCTGAGCCCTAACATCAGGAACAGAATGATCGAGAGGAGAGCACTCCATTATGCAGAGCGTTTGGCATGCCACATTGTTTCAATGGCCACTGAGATGGACACGCTAAGCTTTGGAGATGTGAAGAAGCTGGTGGATGATGAAAGCAAAGGCAGTGTCGCCTTGCATAGTGCACAGTTCTCTGAGCAGACTTTAAATTCCTTGTGGACATATGCTGGAGAAGTGGCTGGAGAAGTCATCAGTGATGTCAAGAAGATGATGAGTTCAAACCACTGTCATcataaaatgctaaaaagagGATCTGTAAACTCTGCAGACAAACATCAGAGTGGAGAGAGCCTTTTGGGAAGTTTGACTTGTCAGTGGCCTGGTGATGTCCAAGTGAGTGGCAGTTCAAGTGGGATGTCATCAGAGTATCCAAGTTGCGAGAGTGTCACTGACGAATATGCGGGATACCTTATTAAGGTGCTCAAGAAAGAGGGAGGCAACCGAGAGCTTATATTAGATCAGTACGCCACTCGCTTGGCATATCGATCTATTAAATCTGGCCTGGCTCATGCGGCACGAAAAATAAAGCAAAGATCTCCTTTGAGACTTCATTCCTCTAGGCGTTTGCACAGTGATCGTAGTCCTGATGTTTCCCAGTTTACCACATCCAAGTCATCCCATGCTTCACTCATTGATGGAAAAGATGGATCGTCTTGTGAATCCCTGCCATGTGCTTGTCAAGACGGTCAAGACATGAGCAGTAATGAATATGTAGAACTTGTGAACTTTGCAGAGTCGCTGGCCTACAACATCACATGTGATGTTACTAGAAAGCTGAGAATGAGCTCTGTTAGACTGCCAAAATCACTCACTGATTCTTGCCTCTATAGAAAATCTACTGTTGAGGATATGCcagaaaatctaattaaaaatacattttcatgctCTCTTCTACCTTATACAGAATCTAACAGGCTCTACCATAGTACCAGCAGTTTGAATGACGGCAAAAGCGACAATGGTGTAATACAAGTCATTGAACATTATGCCAGGAAAATTGTCAATGACACATTGGAAATGACGCTGGGACCGACATGTGTTCAGGCAGCGGGAGACAGGAGGGCACTTGATCGCAATTCCTTCACAGAAAAGCTGGCTGAGGCATATGAAGCTTGTCGATACTGCCAAGGTCGAGACTGCATGTTTTGCAGTAGAGATGGCCGTCATGGTTTCCAGGGAGTGAAAATAAGAAGGCAACAAGAATCAGATGCAGTGACTGGGCTGGAAATTCCTAGAATACACATTGATTTGGAAAAGAGAGCTGCTTTTGCTGAAGAAATGGTGTCCAGTGCCATTGAGAAAGCCAAAAAGGAACTGAGCTGCACCAGTCTGAATGCAGACAGTGGGATCGGTCATGATGGCGCAAGCTTTGCAGAAAGTCTCACCACAGAGATTATGACATCTGCATTGTCCAACGTCTGCCAAACCGTCAATCTTGG TACCTCCAGAAGAGAAGGCGTCAATGTGACGGAGTCAACGGTGAGTCAGCAGCTCAGTTTGAGCGTTGGTGATGACAGTCTTGGTAGTTGGTCCAATCTGAGTTTTGAAGAAGACCACCCAGATGAGAGCAGCAGCTTTCACCATCTTAGTGACAG CAGTAATGGAAACAGCAGTAGCTGGAGCAGTCTGGGTTTAGAAGGCGAGGTTTATGAAGAGCATTTGTCCTTCTCTCCATCAGACAG TGACGGCACTGAAGAAAAGGAAGCTGAGGCCAAAGAGGATTCAGGCG GAGCAGTGCGAGTGGAGAGGGAACATGGGCCGACAGAAAGAGCTCTTCTTGTGGTCAGTACAGACATCCAGGGTCGAGCTGAGGACCCCCAGTTGACGGCTGTGCTCCAGTGGATTGCTGCCTCTATCGCTGATCTGTCTTTAATGCAGCTGAGCCAGTTCTCAGCCCAGGAGCTACAGCAG CTGCCGGCCGTGGCGCAGAGGCTGAGGGAGAGAGAGTTCAGGGTCGGTGACCTCCTGCAGGCTCTTCTGAGATACTTTGAAGAACGTCGCTCTGAGGAAGAGGTCGGGGACACAAGGAACAGCCACAAGAGCCTCTTCCAGTGGCTTCTGGAGCAAGCGTAA